A window from Brachyhypopomus gauderio isolate BG-103 chromosome 6, BGAUD_0.2, whole genome shotgun sequence encodes these proteins:
- the prr36b gene encoding uncharacterized protein prr36b: MKPDGADTATMEATVALGADPVIEVAPLGEGEQQAPPTSQTEGIGQVEPQQAETPAAATKTNKSKPSDPKAKTKTGIKTKTPTKTPAAGARPTTAPSRMTNGVQKPQTNGVAKKTAPEKKSTSTTAAPLKKPAASTGVGTIKTSSTKPAGAARPATAPSNGTKTGSSVPPAKKVSGASANGDKAKPKAAGPAARPASAGPTKPISTSSPKPDRPPAAKTAKPAAGPPSTRPTSVAVKTATTTTSKTTSTSKPSPAAKTATSTAKPSPAKTTAPPAGRTPTQPSKTTTPIKKDVSKPSTPAAKKPAASPVSRPATSKTTKPDGPKTTTPAKPESASKKPSAPGKAAADAKSSKPKDSKPTASKEVSASPKTPSVKNSTAKTASPKKTVGSSTPVPVKRGPKAAQTAQPAVKESEKEDVVPAVEAATVVHAVAATTAAIGAFTMATNELEVQAEPTSELVPKPNSEVLPELSSEVAAESSSALPVELQSEFLHETKSEFLHKTESEVAPESSPEFLLETKTEVIPESKPEFLHEAECELAPETKPEFLHEKELAPEMEPEFQIETQSQVASGIKSEFLFEKESEVVPETTSEYLFEKQAEIVPETRSEILFEKEAEIVPETRSEILFEKEPEVVPETRSEILFEKESEVVPETTSEYLFEKQAEIVPETRSEILFEKEAEVVPETRSEFLFEKETEIVPETTSEFLFEKESEVVPETTSEILFKKEAEVVHETRSKILFDKESEVVPEIKTAFLLETESEVPSQTIPEFLSEMESELPPESRPEPLSETKSELALESKPEFLMENTSEFATEPKAENLVETKTEFLLETQSELVPELESELQLENKSAFEPEPIAEILEVKSELSPEPLPEITHEPTVDTFIPAAAVHGAEYTEDTQDIPSDLEEETAENVETDLPSQLDQESLREPVSAPPLGTTVMSPPSSPTECEEPKVSAPWMDMHVPADPWTQSEQLFSCTDNLEKENTRSQEDILVPTESAPEDLVDAGKTYMLSPSPLEPFSSASPTSPSVEREEAVEKAEQEINEDDDDEEERDEEEEEQEEREVVKSQTVPQTERVEGLKLGLPEYNTSGWGMIHSDDAGISDQQEKTDTNSPFQMESPQNDENVQDFFLKKVEMEQPFMGPPGVKSFSDEEEDDDDDDHQVRRSIDFASMYASERHADFGLHAAVDQHGNIPQHFESQNEQQSEDVEMVSEGLVETGIEGAGKVDVDDYDEGYLDNLNRTAPAPSMPTTAAWGSANPFADTWAQPASLHMTSSPLDIDADPEMPTKSPAEAWLEQPLGHSTEPHLDVREQAEGLVPADSSNLAIPTVGMSQSSTLSGAALAAHSSSETSTPEELRDYDSSSGVESHSDKQQTPVPAAQPDQDQDLGIHLERGDGEEEEAETLPADEVLGDAPTAPASAPSSQTTSGDEASDTEGEMQINDPDAPADDAAAFDSPSASRNLTALEEDEEAADMHAGEEDGGTPQSANSVASYGFDCSASNSNAHSTAESCGKSPGIFSLENEDQLPEEAKDPSLIKELTLPAAAAHPEDLLGRPVDLLPIAQHGESYAGTDHQCLLGEKTGASVLEDVGPELPLRLSPQHEDTTDEHPPYYSAICDKTDSFLAGNV, encoded by the exons ATGAAACCAGACGGAGCTGACACGGCAACGATGGAAGCAACGGTAGCACTGGGTGCCGACCCTGTTATTGAGGTCGCTCCGTTGGGGGAGGGCGAGCagcaggctccgcccacttcGCAAACGGAAGGCATTGGGCAAGTGGAGCCGCAGCAGGCCGAGACTCCCGCCGCTGCCACAAAGACCAACAAGTCCAAGCCCTCCGACCCCAAAGCGAAGACGAAGACTGGCATCAAAACCAAGACCCCCACGAAGACGCCGGCCGCTGGCGCCCGTCCCACCACCGCCCCGAGCCGCATGACCAACGGGGTACAGAAGCCACAAACCAATGGCGTCGCGAAGAAGACCGCGCCGGAGAAGAAGTCCACGTCGACCACCGCGGCCCCCCTGAAAAAGCCTGCGGCTTCTACCGGTGTCGGGACCATCAAGACGTCCAGCACCAAGCCTGCTGGGGCAGCACGGCCGGCCACCGCGCCTTCTAACGGGACCAAGACCGGCAGCTCAGTGCCGCCCGCCAAGAAGGTGTCGGGTGCATCTGCAAACGGAGATAAAGCCAAACCAAAAGCAGCAG GCCCAGCTGCCAGACCAGCGTCTGCAGGCCCCACCAAGCCCATCAGCACGTCTTCGCCCAAACCGGACAGGCCGCCTGCAGCCAAGACAGCGAA ACCTGCTGCGGGACCCCCCTCCACTCGCCCCACCTCTGTTGCAGTGAAGACCGCCACTACCACCACGTCCAAAACGACGTCTACATCAAAGCCCTCTCCTGCAGCTAAAACGGCCACTTCCACTGCCAAACCATCACCTGCTAAAACCacagctccccctgctggccgcACTCCAACTCAACCTTCAAAAACTACTACTCCCATCAAGAAAG ATGTTAGCAAGCCAAGCACTCCTGCAGCCAAAAAGCCAGCTGCCTCCCCTGTTTCCCGCCCTGCCACGTCTAAGACCACCAAGCCCGACGGCCCGAAGACTACCACGCCGGCCAAACCAGAGTCTGCTTCCAAGAAACCCTCCGCCCCCGGCAAGGCAGCAGCAGATGCCAAGTCAAGTAAGCCAAAGGACAGTAAGCCAACCGCATCGAAGGAGGTCAGTGCTAGCCCCAAAACCCCTAGTGTGAAGAACAGCACAGCCAAGACTGCCAGCCCTAAGAAAACAGTGGGAAGCAGCACTCCCGTGCCAGTGAAACGAGGACCCAAGGCTGCACAGACCGCACAACCTGCAGTTAAAGAAAGTGAGAAAGAGGATGTAGTCCCTGCTGTGGAGGCTGCCACTGTGGTTCATGCGGTAGCTGCTACCACCGCTGCCATTGGTGCATTCACAATGGCAACCAATGAGCTTGAAGTTCAGGCAGAACCAACATCTGAACTTGTCCCTAAGCCCAACTCTGAAGTCCTACCTGAATTGAGTTCTGAAGTTGCAGCTGAATCCAGTTCAGCGCTTCCAGTGGAACTTCAATCTGAATTCCTGCACGAAACCAAGTCTGAATTCCTGCACAAAACAGAGTCTGAAGTTGCACCTGAATCCAGTCCTGAATTCCTGCTTGAAACCAAGACTGAAGTCATACCTGAATCCAAGCCCGAATTCCTGCATGAAGCAGAGTGTGAACTAGCACCTGAAACAAAGCCAGAGTTCCTGCATGAAAAAGAACTAGCACCTGAAATGGAGCCTGAATTCCAGATTGAAACACAGTCTCAAGTGGCATCTGGAATCAAGTCTGAATTCCTGTTTGAAAAAGAGTCTGAAGTTGTACCTGAAACCACGTCTGAATACCTGTTTGAAAAACAGGCTGAAATTGTACCTGAAACCAGGTCTGAAATCCTGTTTGAAAAAGAGGCTGAAATTGTACCTGAAACCAGGTCTGAAATCCTGTTTGAAAAAGAGCCTGAAGTTGTACCTGAAACCAGGTCTGAAATCCTGTTTGAAAAAGAGTCTGAAGTTGTACCTGAAACCACGTCTGAATACCTGTTTGAAAAACAGGCTGAAATTGTACCTGAAACCAGGTCTGAAATCTTGTTTGAAAAAGAGGCTGAAGTTGTACCTGAAACCAGGTCTGAATTCCTGTTTGAAAAAGAGACTGAAATTGTACCTGAAACCACGTCTGAATTCCTGTTTGAAAAAGAGTCTGAAGTTGTACCTGAAACCACGTCTGAAATCCTGTTTAAAAAAGAGGCTGAAGTTGTACATGAAACCAGGTCTAAAATCCTGTTTGACAAAGAGTCTGAAGTTGTACCTGAAATCAAGACAGCATTTCTGCTTGAAACGGAGTCTGAAGTTCCATCTCAAACCATACCTGAATTCCTGTCTGAAATGGAGTCTGAACTTCCACCTGAATCCAGACCTGAACCATTGTCTGAAACCAAGTCAGAACTTGCACTTGAATCCAAGCCTGAATTCCTCATGGAGAACACGTCTGAATTTGCAACTGAACCCAAGGCTGAAAACCTGGTTGAAACCAAGACTGAATTCCTGTTGGAAACTCAGTCTGAACTTGTGCCTGAACTTGAGTCTGAACTGCAACTGGAAAACAAATCTGCATTTGAACCTGAACCCATTGCTGAGATCTTGGAAGTCAAATCTGAACTATCACCTGAACCTCTGCCTGAAATCACCCATGAACCCACTGTTGACACCTTCATTCCTGCTGCTGCTGTGCACGGGGCAGAGTATACTGAAGATACCCAGGATATCCCATCAGATCTAGAGGAGGAAACCGCCGAAAATGTTGAAACAGACCTGCCATCTCAGTTGGACCAGGAAAGTCTCAGGGAACCCGTGAGTGCTCCTCCTTTGGGCACGACAGTCATGTCACCACCATCCTCCCCCACTGAGTGTGAAGAACCCAAGGTCTCCGCTCCATGGATGGATATGCATGTTCCTGCTGATCCCTGGACACAGAGCGAGCAGCTGTTCTCCTGTACAGACAATCTGGAGAAGGAAAACACCAGAAGCCAGGAAGACATCCTGGTACCTACGGAATCTGCACCAGAGGACTTGGTGGATGCGGGAAAGACCTACATGTTAAGCCCTTCACCTTTGGAGCCCTTTAGCAGTGCATCGCCAACCTCACccagtgtggagagagaggaggcagtAGAGAAAGCAGAGCAGGAGATCAATGAggacgatgatgatgaagaggagagagatgaggaggaagaggagcaggaggaaaGGGAGGTTGTTAAATCTCAAACGGTGCCTCAGACGGAGCGTGTGGAAGGCCTAAAACTTGGATTGCCAGAATACAACACGTCTGGGTGGGGAATGATCCATTCTGATGATGCTGGCATCAGCGACCAGCAAGAGAAAACTGACACTAATTCACCCTTTCAAATGGAGAGTCCTCAGAATGATGAAAATGTGCAGGATTTCTTTCTGAAGAAAGTAGAAATGGAACAGCCGTTCATGGGCCCACCTGGTGTCAAATCTTTCTcagatgaagaggaagatgatgatgatgatgatcatcAGGTAAGACGGAGCATAGACTTTGCTTCTATGTACGCCAGTGAACGCCATGCGGACTTCGGTCTTCATGCCGCTGTTGATCAACACGGAAACATTCCTCAGCACTTCGAATCCCAGAATGAACAACAGAGTGAAGATGTTGAAATGGTTAGCGAGGGCCTGGTGGAGACTGGCATTGAGGGTGCTGGAAAAGTCGACGTGGACGACTATGACGAAGGTTATCTGGACAATCTGAATCGCACCGCTCCGGCTCCTTCTATGCCCACGACAGCAGCCTGGGGCTCAGCCAATCCCTTTGCAGACACCTGGGCCCAGCCAGCCTCCCTCCACATGACGTCCAGCCCTTTAGATATCGACGCTGATCCTGAGATGCCCACAAAATCTCCTGCTGAAGCCTGGTTGGAGCAGCCTCTGGGACACTCGACAGAGCCACACCTGGACGTCCGTGAACAAGCAGAGGGCTTGGTCCCGGCCGACAGCTCAAACCTGGCCATACCTACGGTAGGTATGTCTCAGTCGAGCACGCTGAGCGGCGCTGCCCTGGCTGCACACAGCAGCAGCGAGACCAGCACACCCGAGGAACTGCGGGACTACGACAGCAGCTCGGGCGTCGAGTCGCACTCGGACAAGCAGCAGACGCCAGTACCTGCGGCCCAGCCCGATCAGGATCAGGACCTCGGGATCCACCTGGAACGCGGggacggggaggaggaggaggcggaaACGCTCCCGGCCGACGAGGTTCTGGGGGATGCCCCAACCGCGCCGGCGTCTGCTCCATCCTCACAGACCACCTCCGGAGACGAGGCCAGTGACACCGAAGGGGAGATGCAGATCAACGACCCCGACGCTCCGGCTGATGACGCTGCAGCTTTCGACAGCCCTTCCGCCTCCCGAAACCTCACGGCcttggaggaggatgaggaggccGCCGATATGCACGCCGGAGAGGAAGACGGCGGCACGCCCCAGTCTGCCAACTCCGTTGCTTCCTACGGCTTCGACTGCTCTGCGTCCAACTCCAACGCCCACTCCACGGCCGAGAGCTGTGGTAAAAGCCCCGGCATCTTCTCCCTGGAAAACGAAGACCAGCTCCCGGAAGAGGCCAAGGACCCTTCGCTCATCAAGGAACTGACCCTGCCTGCTGCGGCCGCTCACCCTGAGGATCTGCTAGGTCGCCCAGTGGACCTGCTCCCCATCGCACAGCACGGGGAGTCCTACGCCGGCACGGACCACCAGTGCCTGCTGGGTGAGAAGACAGGAGCCAGTGTTCTGGAGGATGTTGGGCCCGAGTTGCCCTTGCGCCTCTCTCCTCAGCACGAGGACACCACCGACGAACACCCACCTTACTACTCCGCTATATGTGATAAGACTGATAGCTTTCTGGCAGGTAACGTATAA